One genomic window of Daphnia pulex isolate KAP4 chromosome 10, ASM2113471v1 includes the following:
- the LOC124203581 gene encoding uncharacterized protein LOC124203581 isoform X1: MISFQQNSRHIRRTMNSSLKIKRKCIADAVLPTQEPLLDFSAGCVLFNEVSLPSIQLEEIGNIKIPLSLLDAERIKVFSEKQFDADASPTLFPSSQRHTFEICCDKILLSTLENVDISSLVIKMLGLPVTKTLDFKAKLDKLMLFEIDGQYTHTFDSGKEFGTFGTAILQLPVNGGHDGGNFHVKYNGRQTSFEDDLDCDQLFSLSSFYNSCECVMNPVTRGWKLTLVFNLVWTNSSIVMPADFLAFLTSQKKLEAALMPWSSQRNEDDYSTKVQQCPLLKENVQIPVITSIDEKEVPCSTDQQSVINLNNSPDSEGCSLGNETIEMEIEGSVESEILSHSDRDADCCWEDDTDCHCDKKISTRKCEEENVLFFVLEEKYFEERLMFHHLHGNDRILADLLRCCPFIDVHLAKVTHTKTRHRKSEEKTSTKISRWMDSNGAVKDLNIDELNWNETCVGPIRNLLEPCSIQPDKKIKFRRLNSEECNCQNGCRCRGKSIRIRQKIYFHTILVIWPKHLSIRMYCRYGLAMLLNDLESSLTSALGWQTLAQQQLAQDLNKTVEYCCTYPQRIWTQSTFRNGELTLRLLRLCIALRARKEGLEILKILGSEFEIKKKKKTLKTFEGIQNEQVAQAVVEFVCQSNGWGDCIDLIRGLITTQRIIKQFVPIIKMIQYFLDVKCVKGAMLIGDCVASSMTNIDQKGAAVLKQSDVALYVDAIVSLEAYPEASSQERLASLVSVFSKLSSTLQCRLMLELDAQVNSRFMDNVSCQFIFMEICETFLNCELSVLLAPDALALLKCFILLENPKWLESLLSKMIDVPDQEGTIGLLMQFLSDQSLWNLAESLESGKTSLISILNRYSTLLFDKLSAIKEIVKSPSNFQWNYDCDLLLSSVTKYIQFVMQVKRNPKLADIQPIPSISLLLSQMNFDQIWHILEGFHKSSSEHWKTSFCYSDVMHEICAFVVSAMKKSEVTQRRDVVSNVVRSLLHFLENSLLQSLFMEVCVFQAAGCWSHDIKCEFFSDIISSTEVWCKLDSDTKLDILNTCATHIESWITEECNKLDENSWILNTQEELFNCIHLFFLIEEHRFDPKQKNVIGSFQPYLKKLPRHHLRKFMLDLHMSIVRTKPCIKKFSVCLELFTAMCRNFFSRPFLLDYVSKEDCDKIVNCLLLIDDARSWERFANKICSFEVITDDNQPFQRTLLNTNFQEAIAKSPLASTAFIRIADNWVSRWKSVAGPSFTWSMPKAVIPNHSEVEKFLRSSETHFTYPICIDHFREFKKDLGQTGPLIKFSVSVSDWNPLSSNCKLEKTIEYHRSVAESFRRLTSEMGDVQKFRQSLSQNLAAPKPSGKRQLESVSPSTTSDEVLILSPKRSKLNISSLDLTI, from the exons ATGATAAGTTTTCAACAG AATTCCAGACACATCAGAAGAACAATGAATTCTTCACtgaaaattaaacgaaaatgCATAGCTGACGCTGTTTTGCCAACACAGGAGCCATTATTGGATTTTTCAGCTGGGTGTGTCTTATTTAATGAAGTTTCTCTACCTTCTATTCAGCTAGAAGAAATTGGAAACATCAAGATACCGCTATCCCTCCTA GATGCTGAAAGAATAAAGGTGTTTTCAGAAAAACAGTTTGATGCAGATGCCTCACCAACCCTATTCCCTTCCTCACAGAGACACACTTTTGAAATATGTTGTGATAAAATCCTTTTATCAACACTAGAGAATGTAGACATAAGTTCTCTAGTAATCAAGATGTTAGGATTGCCTGTTACTAAAACCTTGGATTTCAAAGCGAAGCTTGATAAGCTGATGCTGTTTGAGATAGATGGGCAGTACACTCATACCTTCGATTCAGGGAAAGAATTTG GAACATTCGGTACGGCAATTCTTCAGTTGCCCGTAAATGGCGGCCATGACGGTGGAAACTTCCACGTGAAATATAATGGAAGGCAGACCAGTTTCGAAGATGACCTTGATTGCGACCAGCTGTTCTCTCTGTCTTCATTTTACAACAGCTGCGAGTGTGTCATGAATCCTGTTACGCGAGGCTGGAAGTTGACGCTCGTGTTCAACCTGGTGTGGACCAATTCCAGCATTGTGATGCCAGCCGATTTTCTAGCTTTCCTTACCTCACAGAAGAAATTAGAAGCAGCACTGATGCCTTGGAGTTCCCAGCGAAATGAAGATGACTATTCCACCAAAGTTCAACAATGCCCATTGCTCAAAGAAAACGTCCAAATCCCCGTGATTACTTCGATCGACGAGAAAGAAGTTCCGTGCTCTACAGACCAGCAATCTGTAATTAACTTGAACAACTCCCCTGACAGTGAAGGTTGCTCGTTGGGTaatgaaacaattgaaatggaaattgaagGTTCCGTGGAATCTGAAATCCTATCCCATTCCGACCGTGATGCTGACTGCTGCTGGGAAGATGATACAGATTGCCATTGCGATAAAAAAATCTCAACCAGGaaatgtgaagaagaaaatgtattgTTCTTTGTTCTTGAAGAAAAGTATTTCGAGGAACGTCTCATGTTCCATCACCTTCACGGGAACGATCGAATCCTGGCTGATCTTTTGCGATGCTGCCCTTTTATCGACGTGCATCTGGCGAAAGTAACGCATACCAAAACAAGGCATagaaaatcagaagaaaaaacgtcAACAAAAATTTCGCGTTGGATGGATTCGAACGGTGCTGTCAAAGATCTGAATATCGATGAGCTGAACTGGAACGAGACATGTGTTGGACCCATTCGAAACTTGCTGGAACCATGTAGCATTCAACCagacaagaaaatcaaattcaggAGACTAAATTCAGAAGAATGCAATTGTCAGAATGGATGCCGTTGCAGGGGAAAATCAATTAGAATTCGTCAGAAGATTTACTTCCATACAATACTGGTTATATGGCCTAAACATCTATCCATTAGAATGTACTGTCGTTATGGACTTGCTATGCTGTTGAACGACCTTGAAAGTTCGTTGACTTCCGCGCTTGGATGGCAGACGCTCGCTCAACAACAGCTCGCACAAGATTTAAATAAGACAGTCGAATATTGCTGCACCTATCCCCAAAGAATCTGGACCCAGTCAACTTTCAGAAACGGCGAGTTAACGCTGAGATTACTCCGTCTCTGCATCGCCTTGCGAGCACGTAAAGAAGGTCTCGAGATATTAAAGATTCTTGGGTCCGAATTCGagattaaaaagaagaaaaaaacattgaagacTTTTGAAGGCATCCAGAATGAGCAAGTAGCTCAAGCAGTCGTCGAATTCGTCTGCCAAAGCAATG gttGGGGCGATTGCATTGATCTGATAAGAGGACTGATTACTACTCAACGCATTATCAAGCAATTCGTACCGATTATCAAAATGATCCAGTACTTTCTTGACGTCAAATGCGTGAAAGGAGCTATGCTGATTGGAGATTGTGTAGCGTCGTCGATGACCAACATTGACCAGAAAGGAGCTGCCGTTCTCAAACAGTCAGATGTAGCTTTATACGTGGATGCAATTGTATCTTTGGAGGCGTACCCGGAAGCCTCAAGTCAAGAAAGACTAGCATCGTTGGTCTCTGTCTTCTCCAAGCTTTCTTCGACCTTGCAATGCCGTTTGATGCTAGAATTGGATGCCCAGGTTAACTCGCGCTTCATGGATAATGTATCCTGCCAGTTTATTTTCATGGAAATTTGCGAGACTTTTCTTAATTGCGAATTAAGCGTTCTCCTCGCTCCGGACGCTCTTGCACTgctgaaatgttttattctaCTTGAAAATCCAAAATGGCTCGAGTCTTTGCTCTCCAAAATGATCGATGTTCCAGATCAAGAAGGAACGATTGGCTTGTTGATGCAATTTCTTTCGGATCAATCTCTATGGAATCTTGCCGAATCATTGGAATCAGGAAAAACGTCACTGATATCCATTTTAAATCGATACTCAACACTGTTATTCGATAAATTGTCAGCCATTAAAGAGATTGTCAAGTCACCTTCAAACTTTCAATGGAATTACGACTGCGATTTGCTACTATCTAGCGTGACTAAGTACATTCAGTTTGTGATGCAAGTGAAACGGAACCCTAAACTAGCAGATATCCAACCAATACCCTCCATCTCGTTGCTGTTGTCTCAAATGAACTTTGACCAAATTTGGCACATCCTTGAAGGCTTTCACAAATCCAGTAGCGAACACTGGAAAACCTCTTTCTGCTATTCCGACGTGATGCATGAAATCTGCGCGTTTGTAGTTTCTGCAATGAAGAAATCCGAAGTAACGCAACGAAGAGATGTAGTCTCGAATGTGGTCAGAAgccttcttcattttctcgaAAATTCATTGTTGCAATCGCTGTTCATGGAAGTGTGTGTATTTCAAGCTGCCGGATGCTGGTCCCACGACATCAAATGCGAATTTTTCAGTGACATCATCTCTTCAACTGAAGTTTGGTGTAAACTAGATTCTGATACCAAATTGGATATTTTGAACACGTGTGCTACGCACATCGAGTCATGGATAACTGAAGAATGCAACAAATTGGATGAAAACTCCTGGATTCTGAATACCCAAGAAGAATTGTTCAATTGCATTcaccttttcttcttgattgaAGAGCATCGGTTCGAtcccaaacaaaagaatgttaTTGGATCCTTTCAACCgtatttgaaaaagttgccGCGCCATCATCTACGGAAGTTTATGCTCGACCTCCACATGTCGATAGTCAGGACGAAGCCCTGCATCAAGAAATTCTCAGTTTGCCTCGAATTGTTTACCGCGATGTGCCGAAATTTTTTCAGTCGCCCTTTTTTGTTGGACTATGTTTCAAAAGAAGACTGTGACAAAATTGTGAATTGCTTGTTGTTGATTGACGACGCTCGTTCCTGGGAAAGATTTGCAAACAAGATTTGTTCCTTCGAAGTTATTACAGACGATAACCAACCCTTTCAGCGGACATTGTTGAATACCAACTTCCAAGAAGCCATCGCGAAGTCGCCACTTGCGTCCACTGCTTTTATACGCATCGCGGACAATTGGGTATCGAGATGGAAATCTGTGGCGGGACCGTCCTTCACCTGGAGTATGCCGAAAGCTGTAATACCCAATCACTCCGAAGTGGAAAAGTTTCTTCGTTCCTCGGAAACCCATTTCACCTACCCTATATGCATAGATCATTTCCGCGAATTTAAAAAGGATCTTGGCCAAACTGGTCCCTTGATAAAGTTCAGTGTTTCAGTGTCAGATTGGAACCCTCTTTCCAGTAATTGTAAACTTGAAAAAACCATAGAATACCATCGGAGTGTTGCGGAATCGTTTCGAAGATTGACATCGGAAATGGGAGATGTGCAGAAGTTCCGTCAGAGTCTCAGCCAGAACCTTGCGGCACCCAAGCCTTCAGGGAAAAGGCAATTGGAATCGGTTTCCCCGTCGACGACGTCGGATGAGGTCCTCATTCTCTCTCCTAAACGCAGTAAGCTCAACATTTCTTCATTAGATCTTACCATTTGA
- the LOC124203581 gene encoding uncharacterized protein LOC124203581 isoform X2 — MNSSLKIKRKCIADAVLPTQEPLLDFSAGCVLFNEVSLPSIQLEEIGNIKIPLSLLDAERIKVFSEKQFDADASPTLFPSSQRHTFEICCDKILLSTLENVDISSLVIKMLGLPVTKTLDFKAKLDKLMLFEIDGQYTHTFDSGKEFGTFGTAILQLPVNGGHDGGNFHVKYNGRQTSFEDDLDCDQLFSLSSFYNSCECVMNPVTRGWKLTLVFNLVWTNSSIVMPADFLAFLTSQKKLEAALMPWSSQRNEDDYSTKVQQCPLLKENVQIPVITSIDEKEVPCSTDQQSVINLNNSPDSEGCSLGNETIEMEIEGSVESEILSHSDRDADCCWEDDTDCHCDKKISTRKCEEENVLFFVLEEKYFEERLMFHHLHGNDRILADLLRCCPFIDVHLAKVTHTKTRHRKSEEKTSTKISRWMDSNGAVKDLNIDELNWNETCVGPIRNLLEPCSIQPDKKIKFRRLNSEECNCQNGCRCRGKSIRIRQKIYFHTILVIWPKHLSIRMYCRYGLAMLLNDLESSLTSALGWQTLAQQQLAQDLNKTVEYCCTYPQRIWTQSTFRNGELTLRLLRLCIALRARKEGLEILKILGSEFEIKKKKKTLKTFEGIQNEQVAQAVVEFVCQSNGWGDCIDLIRGLITTQRIIKQFVPIIKMIQYFLDVKCVKGAMLIGDCVASSMTNIDQKGAAVLKQSDVALYVDAIVSLEAYPEASSQERLASLVSVFSKLSSTLQCRLMLELDAQVNSRFMDNVSCQFIFMEICETFLNCELSVLLAPDALALLKCFILLENPKWLESLLSKMIDVPDQEGTIGLLMQFLSDQSLWNLAESLESGKTSLISILNRYSTLLFDKLSAIKEIVKSPSNFQWNYDCDLLLSSVTKYIQFVMQVKRNPKLADIQPIPSISLLLSQMNFDQIWHILEGFHKSSSEHWKTSFCYSDVMHEICAFVVSAMKKSEVTQRRDVVSNVVRSLLHFLENSLLQSLFMEVCVFQAAGCWSHDIKCEFFSDIISSTEVWCKLDSDTKLDILNTCATHIESWITEECNKLDENSWILNTQEELFNCIHLFFLIEEHRFDPKQKNVIGSFQPYLKKLPRHHLRKFMLDLHMSIVRTKPCIKKFSVCLELFTAMCRNFFSRPFLLDYVSKEDCDKIVNCLLLIDDARSWERFANKICSFEVITDDNQPFQRTLLNTNFQEAIAKSPLASTAFIRIADNWVSRWKSVAGPSFTWSMPKAVIPNHSEVEKFLRSSETHFTYPICIDHFREFKKDLGQTGPLIKFSVSVSDWNPLSSNCKLEKTIEYHRSVAESFRRLTSEMGDVQKFRQSLSQNLAAPKPSGKRQLESVSPSTTSDEVLILSPKRSKLNISSLDLTI, encoded by the exons ATGAATTCTTCACtgaaaattaaacgaaaatgCATAGCTGACGCTGTTTTGCCAACACAGGAGCCATTATTGGATTTTTCAGCTGGGTGTGTCTTATTTAATGAAGTTTCTCTACCTTCTATTCAGCTAGAAGAAATTGGAAACATCAAGATACCGCTATCCCTCCTA GATGCTGAAAGAATAAAGGTGTTTTCAGAAAAACAGTTTGATGCAGATGCCTCACCAACCCTATTCCCTTCCTCACAGAGACACACTTTTGAAATATGTTGTGATAAAATCCTTTTATCAACACTAGAGAATGTAGACATAAGTTCTCTAGTAATCAAGATGTTAGGATTGCCTGTTACTAAAACCTTGGATTTCAAAGCGAAGCTTGATAAGCTGATGCTGTTTGAGATAGATGGGCAGTACACTCATACCTTCGATTCAGGGAAAGAATTTG GAACATTCGGTACGGCAATTCTTCAGTTGCCCGTAAATGGCGGCCATGACGGTGGAAACTTCCACGTGAAATATAATGGAAGGCAGACCAGTTTCGAAGATGACCTTGATTGCGACCAGCTGTTCTCTCTGTCTTCATTTTACAACAGCTGCGAGTGTGTCATGAATCCTGTTACGCGAGGCTGGAAGTTGACGCTCGTGTTCAACCTGGTGTGGACCAATTCCAGCATTGTGATGCCAGCCGATTTTCTAGCTTTCCTTACCTCACAGAAGAAATTAGAAGCAGCACTGATGCCTTGGAGTTCCCAGCGAAATGAAGATGACTATTCCACCAAAGTTCAACAATGCCCATTGCTCAAAGAAAACGTCCAAATCCCCGTGATTACTTCGATCGACGAGAAAGAAGTTCCGTGCTCTACAGACCAGCAATCTGTAATTAACTTGAACAACTCCCCTGACAGTGAAGGTTGCTCGTTGGGTaatgaaacaattgaaatggaaattgaagGTTCCGTGGAATCTGAAATCCTATCCCATTCCGACCGTGATGCTGACTGCTGCTGGGAAGATGATACAGATTGCCATTGCGATAAAAAAATCTCAACCAGGaaatgtgaagaagaaaatgtattgTTCTTTGTTCTTGAAGAAAAGTATTTCGAGGAACGTCTCATGTTCCATCACCTTCACGGGAACGATCGAATCCTGGCTGATCTTTTGCGATGCTGCCCTTTTATCGACGTGCATCTGGCGAAAGTAACGCATACCAAAACAAGGCATagaaaatcagaagaaaaaacgtcAACAAAAATTTCGCGTTGGATGGATTCGAACGGTGCTGTCAAAGATCTGAATATCGATGAGCTGAACTGGAACGAGACATGTGTTGGACCCATTCGAAACTTGCTGGAACCATGTAGCATTCAACCagacaagaaaatcaaattcaggAGACTAAATTCAGAAGAATGCAATTGTCAGAATGGATGCCGTTGCAGGGGAAAATCAATTAGAATTCGTCAGAAGATTTACTTCCATACAATACTGGTTATATGGCCTAAACATCTATCCATTAGAATGTACTGTCGTTATGGACTTGCTATGCTGTTGAACGACCTTGAAAGTTCGTTGACTTCCGCGCTTGGATGGCAGACGCTCGCTCAACAACAGCTCGCACAAGATTTAAATAAGACAGTCGAATATTGCTGCACCTATCCCCAAAGAATCTGGACCCAGTCAACTTTCAGAAACGGCGAGTTAACGCTGAGATTACTCCGTCTCTGCATCGCCTTGCGAGCACGTAAAGAAGGTCTCGAGATATTAAAGATTCTTGGGTCCGAATTCGagattaaaaagaagaaaaaaacattgaagacTTTTGAAGGCATCCAGAATGAGCAAGTAGCTCAAGCAGTCGTCGAATTCGTCTGCCAAAGCAATG gttGGGGCGATTGCATTGATCTGATAAGAGGACTGATTACTACTCAACGCATTATCAAGCAATTCGTACCGATTATCAAAATGATCCAGTACTTTCTTGACGTCAAATGCGTGAAAGGAGCTATGCTGATTGGAGATTGTGTAGCGTCGTCGATGACCAACATTGACCAGAAAGGAGCTGCCGTTCTCAAACAGTCAGATGTAGCTTTATACGTGGATGCAATTGTATCTTTGGAGGCGTACCCGGAAGCCTCAAGTCAAGAAAGACTAGCATCGTTGGTCTCTGTCTTCTCCAAGCTTTCTTCGACCTTGCAATGCCGTTTGATGCTAGAATTGGATGCCCAGGTTAACTCGCGCTTCATGGATAATGTATCCTGCCAGTTTATTTTCATGGAAATTTGCGAGACTTTTCTTAATTGCGAATTAAGCGTTCTCCTCGCTCCGGACGCTCTTGCACTgctgaaatgttttattctaCTTGAAAATCCAAAATGGCTCGAGTCTTTGCTCTCCAAAATGATCGATGTTCCAGATCAAGAAGGAACGATTGGCTTGTTGATGCAATTTCTTTCGGATCAATCTCTATGGAATCTTGCCGAATCATTGGAATCAGGAAAAACGTCACTGATATCCATTTTAAATCGATACTCAACACTGTTATTCGATAAATTGTCAGCCATTAAAGAGATTGTCAAGTCACCTTCAAACTTTCAATGGAATTACGACTGCGATTTGCTACTATCTAGCGTGACTAAGTACATTCAGTTTGTGATGCAAGTGAAACGGAACCCTAAACTAGCAGATATCCAACCAATACCCTCCATCTCGTTGCTGTTGTCTCAAATGAACTTTGACCAAATTTGGCACATCCTTGAAGGCTTTCACAAATCCAGTAGCGAACACTGGAAAACCTCTTTCTGCTATTCCGACGTGATGCATGAAATCTGCGCGTTTGTAGTTTCTGCAATGAAGAAATCCGAAGTAACGCAACGAAGAGATGTAGTCTCGAATGTGGTCAGAAgccttcttcattttctcgaAAATTCATTGTTGCAATCGCTGTTCATGGAAGTGTGTGTATTTCAAGCTGCCGGATGCTGGTCCCACGACATCAAATGCGAATTTTTCAGTGACATCATCTCTTCAACTGAAGTTTGGTGTAAACTAGATTCTGATACCAAATTGGATATTTTGAACACGTGTGCTACGCACATCGAGTCATGGATAACTGAAGAATGCAACAAATTGGATGAAAACTCCTGGATTCTGAATACCCAAGAAGAATTGTTCAATTGCATTcaccttttcttcttgattgaAGAGCATCGGTTCGAtcccaaacaaaagaatgttaTTGGATCCTTTCAACCgtatttgaaaaagttgccGCGCCATCATCTACGGAAGTTTATGCTCGACCTCCACATGTCGATAGTCAGGACGAAGCCCTGCATCAAGAAATTCTCAGTTTGCCTCGAATTGTTTACCGCGATGTGCCGAAATTTTTTCAGTCGCCCTTTTTTGTTGGACTATGTTTCAAAAGAAGACTGTGACAAAATTGTGAATTGCTTGTTGTTGATTGACGACGCTCGTTCCTGGGAAAGATTTGCAAACAAGATTTGTTCCTTCGAAGTTATTACAGACGATAACCAACCCTTTCAGCGGACATTGTTGAATACCAACTTCCAAGAAGCCATCGCGAAGTCGCCACTTGCGTCCACTGCTTTTATACGCATCGCGGACAATTGGGTATCGAGATGGAAATCTGTGGCGGGACCGTCCTTCACCTGGAGTATGCCGAAAGCTGTAATACCCAATCACTCCGAAGTGGAAAAGTTTCTTCGTTCCTCGGAAACCCATTTCACCTACCCTATATGCATAGATCATTTCCGCGAATTTAAAAAGGATCTTGGCCAAACTGGTCCCTTGATAAAGTTCAGTGTTTCAGTGTCAGATTGGAACCCTCTTTCCAGTAATTGTAAACTTGAAAAAACCATAGAATACCATCGGAGTGTTGCGGAATCGTTTCGAAGATTGACATCGGAAATGGGAGATGTGCAGAAGTTCCGTCAGAGTCTCAGCCAGAACCTTGCGGCACCCAAGCCTTCAGGGAAAAGGCAATTGGAATCGGTTTCCCCGTCGACGACGTCGGATGAGGTCCTCATTCTCTCTCCTAAACGCAGTAAGCTCAACATTTCTTCATTAGATCTTACCATTTGA